The segment ACCCATTTAGAAACTTAATCTACCACCAAAAGTATGTATAATTTGCCTATTGACGGTGGAAATGGACCCATAAAGTCTATTCCCCATACATCAAATAACTCCACCTCTAGTATACTTTGTAGTGACATTTTATGTCCCTTAGATAGGTTCCCCATTCTCTGAGAACAGTCACACGATTGACAAAATTCATGAGCATCTTTAAACAGATTTGGCCAATAGGATCCCGACTGAAGTACTTTAGCGGTAGTTCTTGTTCCTCCAAAATGTCCTCCATAAGGAGCTAAATGATAATGATGCGAAATACTGTGTATTTCTTCGTCAAAGACACACTTTCGAATGACTTGATCAGGATAATGTTTAAATAAGAAGGGTTCATCCTAATAATATTGCTTAGCATCATGAAGAAATTTTTGCTTTTTTTGGGTGTTTAAATTGGACGGCATCACACCACTTACCAAGAAATCCACTATGTTGGCATACCAAGGTAATGCCTTGGCAACTAACAATTGTTTGTTTGGAAAATCTTCTTTAATAAAGTTTTCTCTACCATATTTATTACTCGATTTTAACCTTGAAAGATGATCAGTCACTTTTTTAGTCCCCTTTCGATCCCGAATATCCAACTCAAACTCTTATAGTAAAAGTATCAACATAATCAATCTCAGCCTGGCATCTTTCTTACGCACCAAGTACTTAATAGCGGAGTGATCTGTGTAAATTGTGACATTGGTACCCACTAGATAaggacataatttattcaacatgaacaccACAACTAACAACGGTTTTTTTGTGGTGGTATAATTAAGTTGTGCATCCATTAGAGTTTTACTAGCATAATATATTGCACGCAATATTTTGTCTCTCCTCTAACCCAACACTACTCCCATGGCATAGTCATTGGCATTGCACATGAGTTCAAACAGCAAGGTCCATTCTGGAGCTACTACAATTGGTGTTGCTACCGGTCTTTTCTTTAATTCCTTAAAAGTAACCAAACAATGTTCATCAAAATCGAATGATATATTTTGCTCTAGCAGTGTGCACAAAGGTTTAGATATCTTCAAaaaatccttaatgaatcttctataaaatccTACATGACCTGGAAAACTTCTAACACCGTTGACACTGGGGGGAATTGGTAATTTTTCTATTACTTCAATTTTTGCTTTGTCTACTTCAATTCCTCGCTTTGATATCCTATGCCCTAAGACAATTCCTTTACGAACCATCAAGTGAGATTTTTCTCAGTTCAAGACAATATTTGTTTCTTCACAATGGCACAAAACCGATTCTAGATTTTTCAAACAATCTTCAAAATCATTGCTAAATACAgagaaatcatccatgaaaacttcAAGGAAATTCTCTATCATATCCGAGAACATAGCCATCATACAATGTTGAAATGTTGTTGGGGCATTACATAATCTGAACGGCATCTATCTAAATGCAAAAGTACTATATAGACATGTGAAAGTTGTTTTCTCTTGGTCATTGGGAGTTACGGTAATATGATTATACCTTGAATAACCGtccaaaaaatagtagaaaacTTTCCTTGCTAACCTATCCAACATCTAATCAATAAACGACAAAGGGAATGGTTCTTCCTAGTTACCTTGTTAAGCTCTGATAATCCATGAACACTCTTCATCTCGTGATTGTACGAGTTGGTATGAGCTCATTATTGTCATTGCTAACCATTTTGAAGCCTCCTTTCTTGGGAACACATTATACAGGGCTTACCCACAGGTTGTTTGAGATTGGGTAAATAATGCCAACATCAAGCCACTTGATAATCTCTTTCTTGACAACTTCTTTCATTATTGGATTCAATCTTCTCTGTTGCTTAATAGACTTGCTGTGGCAATCCTCTAACAAGATTTTATGCATGCAAAACGTAGGACTAACTCCCTTTATATCAGCAAGGGTCTATTCTAACGCCTTCTTAAATCATCATAGGACTTCCAACAACTTGACCTCTTGTTCAGATGTCAATTCCAGAGGAATCACAAACGACAAGATGTTGTTATCTCTCAagtattcatattttaaatgttGCAGCAAAGGTTTCAACTCCAATGTAGAAGGCTTCTTTGTAGAAGGCTTGAACGAATGATTCGATAGATCCAAAGAGTTAAACTTTTTCCTTGATCTCTCTACTATTTGTTTGGCTTCCATGAATTCACCAAGTTCTTCTAAACTTACTTCGTCAATCCTTTCTAATGAGTCTTCATTACTATCAAAATTGTTGTGGCAAAGTTTAGTGAATTCCTCTACTACTACCACTTCTATCAAACAAATGAGGTGGCATTCTTCATTTTTGTCTGCATATTTCAAAGCATCAAAAACATTAAAAGTAACCTGTTGGTCATTTACCCTTATGGTCAATTCACCTTTCTGTACGTCAATTAGAGTTCTGCTTGTAGCAAGAAAAGGTCTTCCAAGAATAATTGACACATTTTGATTAgcttcaaattctaaaataagaaaatcagcaagaaagataaatttatctactgtaacaccctttatccgtacccgaggccgagataaggtatgaggcgttactggacaaacatacaaacattaaactaaaatacaggccataaaatttcattcatatttcaaaacgttcattcacttacacatagtcccttatttgagtctacgaagcccaaaacatactttagaaagggttcgggactaaaccgagaacctacgaaaatcttgaaaatttcatgctttaaggctccacatgcccgtgtcccaaattcgtgttccatacacggctgagacacatggtcgtgtttctgcctgtgtggaatatacctaggctattttccaagctttggtcaaccttaatctcttacacacttatacaaaatcaaaagcatataacatggtattcatttaaagattaaatattctcaattaaaccacaaacatagcatttgtatgtcatcatacatgtgtctctcatactcattttaccttgtttattatagtaccacttatatatttataccaagattaccatcttaccaaatatcttcagcttaatcatcaagcattcatatttaaaactagatcatacctttataaaatatcacaattcagatgcgcaaaataacatgtttacctaaaacatttcaattcaactccatacccaacaagcattacattgagactagtcatatatatatatacatgtcatgatacatatcattctctttctgttttcttataaacacatatcatttatttcattatatcaatatttcatataccatagtttccatgtattccacatatatttattttcctcctcctcctctccattccacatccttaatgtatatagcatccttgtaagtacgatttcacaatttactaataaattctcacatcaaactgtccacatgagtcatagtcacttacttatttataatttgagctacagagctccaaattaagattcataaatttcccctgaaactagactcacatatctttccaccataaaattttcataatttttggtttagccaattagtacattttattcattaaaatttcccctgtttcactttctggcagttctgacctctcttcactaaaaattaattatctcacagtacagaactcggataatgttcttgttgatttatcttgaaaatagactcattaaggattttaaaaatataattttaatcctctaattatttttatccaaattgttttgattttccaaagtcagaacaggagatcacgtaatcattctgaaccagtctcacaaaaacataaatatctcaaaatatagaatttttttgttactctgtttcttttatatgaaaatagactcattaagctttaatttgatatctcattaagtctctgattcaatttctactatttttggtgatttttcaaaatcacatcactactactgtctaaaacagttttattgctaattcactctttcacactttctttgtattaacctcattttaacaacatatcacaaatcattttcaccacatttcatacatcccaagtataggcccatgatcacaaggtcaccataaaatcatcctcatgtataacttacttgtttataacattACCacctcctggtcacttaatgaacacatcattcacataaccaagttcctgcacttattcatcacaaaactcacaaagcaatacatagagagtctccgttgaacacttggatcaatcctcgatacttggtggtttcagcacatagctccacccatcatatagttcggctctcttgtacacatggtgaacactcagtaccacccatgtgacctagccaatttatctcgtagctctcttgtctacatggtgtccttcacctggaaccacgcatgcgacctagctacatatatcccatagctctcttgtctatatggtgtacacatagtatcacccatgcgacctagctacatcataatgtcttgtagctctcttgtacacatgatgtgcactcaaagaccatacatgtgacctagctccaTACTatttgtatcatccaatctttccaaaggttcaacaggatttctctctctttccaacaatttcaccaatcaagtaattatccacaaacatatttccaatattattataaaatatcataatacaagtaatattgatgtattacttacatataaacttacgtctcatttaatatcaaggcaataacattaaattacacattgccttattaaaatcatatgaacttacaatttcccataatatccataatcatagaaatcacatttatgtatgataattcaatgcacttcatgtaccatagacatattttaaatcaattcataaacttggcaccataatcatttaatttaacataattcaattaattcactaaatttaactttcaaatataaattacaagattattgttgtattattatcataccaacttacatactttcaacacctcaaaaatcataataaatatatcaattttacattgaaacatgcataaattaatgcttattatacatatgaacttacctcgatactaaaacgactaTTTTACCagctttcccaattttcgatttttctctcattctaggttcaaatctcgtttttcaggatctaaaacatcatattttatttatttaattaatgtactattcaaaacagtccttaactcaaacttttacaaaattacaattttgcccctaaacttttgcatatttacacttttgcccctaggcttgggaattaaacttcatcccttattcttatgttttatgacatgctgatcacttttcccttctatggaaacatcaaattctcactctaacatatacttatggctattaggtatttttacggattaagccattttactcgttttcactcaaaatcgagtagcacaagttgtctaacgtaatttaaaacctcatattctatcataaaacagcaaaataaatacatttcacctatgggtatttatccaaatatgaaccctagcttaaagtattgctagaataagcttaatcaaattaccgggattccaaaaacgtaaagaacttgaaaaatggggttagaacggacttactattgagattggaaagcttgaaaaccctagccatggcttcccccatgctaatttcagcctccatgaaaaagatgagtcaattttggctttattttccctttttatttctttttattaccaaatgttcaaaatgcccttccttactaaactttcaaaaattccatccatgtccaatttttgtccatcaattagaaattggtcaaattgctatttaagacctcctaattaatgtttcaaatcaatttcatactagaaacttctagaatgcaagttttgcaacttattcaatttagtccctaacttcaaattgagcactttatgcatagaatttcttcacgaaattttcacacaatcatgtaatcatatcatagacctcaaaataatcataaaataatcatttctatctcgtattttgcagtcccaaaacctctgttccaagtagacccaattttgggctattacatctaCTCTCACTAGCATGTCCTCAATTTTACCTTTTGGATGGGCGTAGGATTGATCAACTAATTGCAAAGTCACCGTAGTAGGTCTTGCATTCCCAAGTCCTAGCTTCTTCAAAATAGACATCGGCATTAGATTTATACTCGCTCCTAAATCACATAACGCCTTACCAACATAATAATTTTCAATTGAATAGGGGATATtgaaactccctagatctttcagcTTCGGAGGTAGTTTATTCATCAACATTGCTATGCACCCTTCAGTGAGATCAAAAGTCTCAAACTCTTCCAATCTGTACTTTTTTAACAGTATGTCTTTCATGAATTTCACATAATTGGACATCTTTTCCAAAGCTTCCACTAATGGTATGTTGATGTGGAGTTGCTTCAAAATATCTAAAAACCTTTTAAACTAAATATCCTATTTAGAATTCTAGAATCACTAAGGAAAATGTAAAGGTGGTCATCCTTCAAGTTGTTGATATTGTTTTGTTGTGCCATTTTTGTTGGCAACATGAACTGATTTTGTCACAACATTTCTCTATGTACCCTTTTTAGGTGCTATCTGTTGTTCAGTAGGTTCTGAGATCTTTTCTTGATTGCGGTTGGATTTTTCTTCCTCTATCGTGGCATTTTGAACAACTTCATCCAACTGAGTCCCACTTCTAAGAGTGATGGCCTTATACTACTCCTTCCTTGGGTTCTCGAATTTACAGTATCACTTAGCAATGCTCCCTGTGGTCTTAAATTTAAAGTGTTCACTAATTGCCCCACTTAATTTTCAAGAGATCGAAGAGGCGCAGCCTGACTCTAAATCACAACATCATTTTTTGCCATATACTCCTTCAATAAATATTCAATAGAATTAGAAGATGATACCTAGCCTTGTTGAGCATTTTCCCTCAACATAGGATGATTATAACCGGGCAGTGCATTATGGATATTTTGTCTTGCAACATTATGTGGACTCCTTGCACCTTGACTATTCCAACTAAAACTCGAATGCTGCTTCCACCCCGGATTATAAGTATTGGAATAGGGATTATTATTTCGGTTAAAATTACACATGTATATCAATGTTGGATTTGATGGGCATTCATCAAACACATGATCTTCCTCACAACAATTGCATGATAGTTCCGCTGAGTTCATCTCCTAAGTTGCAGTGGGCTTCTTCATTATTTTGATCATATTAACTAAAGAAAATACCTGGGCTATCAACGAAGTAATTACATCGAGCTCTATAGTACCAACAACTCTCTTATACGTCCTAACTCTTGTGGTAGGGTACTAATAGTCATTGTTGGCAATCTTTTCCAAAATCTCATATGATTCGTTGTAAGATTTATCCAATAATGTACCATTGGTAGATACATCAATTACCATTCACGTATGTGCATTTAACCCATTATAGAATATTTCCATTTGAGTCCAGTGTGAAATCCATGCATCAGACATTTTCGAATTAAATCTTTAAATTGTTCCCAAGCTTCAAATAATGTTTCATCCTctaaagattttcggggacgaaaatccctaaagagagagttgtaatagtccggtttagactctagtcggaatagtggtttcggggccataaatctagtcaaaaatattttaatatcaatTTCTGTGTGtatagtatgtgaattgatatgtgtgaaattttcgtgatttaattttaccgtttgtgagcttaatttgtgaaaagaactaaatcgcagaaaatgcaaaagtagcattctatttgattaagtgccAAATTGATGTGTGTTTTTAAATGtggggtccttatgttgttattagacCACATGATTAATGGATGGACAAACATGGGCTTATATTAGTggaaattgaaatgtgtttataaaggttataatggtaattaGCAAATTACatgtaaattaagtaaaaaaaaagcCAAATTTTCATTTAGTTCATCCATTCTCCATTGATGAATTCAGGAATTTTGtgatgttaaatggtgaaatatggaAGCTTAGTGATAgataaacatgttttgtattgtgatttttgatgaaattgctatttatggactaatttgtgaaaatgagaaattgaggggttgaaatgtgaaataaaaaagACTTCTAGGGACTTAATATATATTCTATCAAGCTTGTGTTTAATGGGATCAtaggaattttgtgtatttgtgaaataaggactaaaatgtcaaaaatgtagaaattaggAGCTAATGTGCAAAAAGGCCAAATTATGTGATAAtgaatttaattgaatgaatgtgagattgaataagtgaatttgaatttctatagatcaagaaaggagaaattcaaACCTAGATCGAGGCAAAAACAAAGTGCTTGATTGATCGACTAACATCTTCGTTcttacgtccgaggtaagttcgtgtataaTACATATGGTTTAAATAATGTTTATATGTGTtgaaatgaatagaaatgtgattgtGAAGTTTGATTATGTGAATTGTGGATTaaatatatgaggcactaagtgtgcaaataaTGAAATAGCTATGGCTAttaaaatggcactaagtgtacgagatTATAACAGCATTTGTTGagtaaatggcactatgtgtgcaatgcCTATAGAAATTCGGTTTAatgtaatggcactaagtgtacgttattattatagcttcggctaattaattggcactaagtgtacgagttcATTGAACGTTTAAGGATGATCGAAGGAATTAGTGCATCAAGCAttgaagtgataaatgtgatagataagaacgtgatggtataggtatgtacggaacctatttggttgatgatattgagtatgaaatAGAAGAAATATTTGGTAAATGAATAATGAAATGATTTGGATTGAATAGCATTATGAATACTTATTATAAGCTTAACGATGTGGTATGAAAGTAGTATATAGTATTGTATAAGAATGAGTAATGTGATGAGTTGTATCAAGTGTTAgttaattgattgaattatatttaagtgatgagttaaatgtgttatatcatgaacttactaagctttaaagcttactgtgtgcaATGTTCTCTATTTTACAATGTGATAAAGCTAGCTAAGATCTGGGATTCGTCAGTGACTCAATCgcactatcagacatctattttggtaccattttgagattTGTATAtgtggtatatggcatgtataggctagtgtcatcttgatatgttttgaattgtaaTTATGgctatgagatttggcttgtaaatgttggtatgtatggccTTTTAAGTTGATTTAAATGGTGTGTTTGAAAAGTAtgttatatgatgt is part of the Gossypium arboreum isolate Shixiya-1 chromosome 5, ASM2569848v2, whole genome shotgun sequence genome and harbors:
- the LOC108451659 gene encoding uncharacterized protein LOC108451659; the encoded protein is MSNYVKFMKDILLKKYRLEEFETFDLTEGCIAMLMNKLPPKLKDLGSFNIPYSIENYYVGKALCDLGASINLMPMSILKKLGLGNARPTTVTLQLVDQSYAHPKEFEANQNVSIILGRPFLATSRTLIDVQKGELTIRVNDQQVTFNVFDALKYADKNEECHLICLIEVVVVEEFTKLCHNNFDSNEDSLERIDEVSLEELGEFMEAKQIVERSRKKFNSLDLSNHSFKPSTKKPSTLELKPLLQHLKYEYLRDNNILSFVIPLELTSEQEVKLLEVL